CAGCACCGTCTCCCGGTGCATCGGCGGCTGCGGCTTGCCCGCCACCTGCGGCGAGCCGCCCGCGGCGGTCCGCACCACCTCCACCAGCGCACCGTTGCCGGGTGCGATCCCCCGCTCCTTGGGGATCGTCAGATCGGTGTTGGACGCGAACCACGGCACCCCGCGCTGCACCGCGTACGCGGCCTCCGCCAGCCGCTCCCAGTCCAGCGTGGGGTCAAATCCCTGCACCACCGCCGCCGGGTCGTCGTCCGCGGAGCGGACGGGTACGAGACCGCGCTCGCGCAGCGCCACCCACAGCCCCTCGCCCCCGACGGCCAGCACCCGCGCGCCCGCCGGCACCTGCTCGGAGATCAGCCGCGCCACCGCCTGCGCCGACGTGATCACATCGGCCGGGCCGGTCGGCAGCCCGAAACCGGACAACTGGTCGGCAACGGCCTGCGGGGTGCGGGCGGCGTTATTGGTCACATAGGCGAGGTGCATCCCGCCGACCCGTGCGTGCGTCAGCGACTCCACGGCGTGGGCGATGGCCTGCCCGCCGGCGTAGACGACCCCGTCCAGATCCAGCAGCGCCGTGTCGTACGCCTCGCTCAGCGGGCGCCGGCACCCGTCGGGCCGCCTGCGAACCTGCTCGTTCATGCCGTCTCGCTCCTCGCTCCCACACACCGCACGAAGAGATCCGCCGGGTACCGGGCGCACGCTCACCGCGCCGCCTGATACCCCGTTTCCCCCCTCGCGCCTACCGATATTTCCAGCCACACACGGGCTGTCCCCCGATCTTCCCTCATCGGCCCGGCG
This portion of the Streptomyces sp. 2114.4 genome encodes:
- a CDS encoding HAD-IIA family hydrolase; its protein translation is MNEQVRRRPDGCRRPLSEAYDTALLDLDGVVYAGGQAIAHAVESLTHARVGGMHLAYVTNNAARTPQAVADQLSGFGLPTGPADVITSAQAVARLISEQVPAGARVLAVGGEGLWVALRERGLVPVRSADDDPAAVVQGFDPTLDWERLAEAAYAVQRGVPWFASNTDLTIPKERGIAPGNGALVEVVRTAAGGSPQVAGKPQPPMHRETVLRTGAQRPLVIGDRLDTDIEGACNGEVDSLLVLTGVTTPADLLAAPPRHRPAYVAEDLRGLLAPQPEVTVDGGGFRCGGWRAEVAGGALAVTGEGTSLDGLRALCAAAWTAAGDGSCGAEAGKALGRIGR